DNA from Petropleomorpha daqingensis:
CGGCGACGTGGCCGGGGTGGAGAGCCCGGAGGGCGGCCTGTACCCGCAGCTGGGGTCGGTGGCCCTGCAGCAGGGCCAGTGGACGGCGAAGAACATCCGGTCCGACCTCGCCGGCCAGCCGCGCCAGGCGTTCCACTACCACGACAAGGGCATCATGGCGATGATCGGCCGCGGGGCCGCCGTCGCCGAGATGGGCGCGAAGCGCCACGAGCTGCACGGCGCCATCGCGTTCAGCTCCTGGCTCGGCGTGCACGCCTGGCTGATGAGCGGCGTGCGCACGCGGGTCGACGCCTTCATCTCGTGGGGCTGGGACTACTTCAGCGGCAACCGCTCCCCCGGCCTGATCGCCCACGACAGCGCGCAGACCGTCGACTGGAGCCAGCCGGCGGAGATCCCCGTTCCCCGCACCCCGACACCGGACTCGGTCCCGGCGAGCTGAGAGGGGGGCGCCGTGTCCACCGTCGACTGGGCCCGGTTGCAGTTCGCGACGACGTCGATCTACCACTTCCTGTTCGTCCCGCTGACCATCGGGCTGGCGTTCCTGACCGCGCTGCTGCAGACCCGCTGGCACCGCAGCGGCGAGGCCGCCTACCTGCGGCTGACCCGCTTCTTCGGCACCCTGCTGGTCATCAACGTCGCCGTCGGCGTGGTGACCGGGCTGGTGCAGGAGTTCCAGTTCGGCACCAACTGGTCGGGCTACTCGCGGTTCGTCGGGGACGTCTTCGGCGCCCCGCTGGCCATGGAGGGGCTGGCCGCCTTCTTCCTGGAGTCGGTGTTCCTCGGCCTGTGGATCTTCGGCTGGAACCGGCTGTCCCGGCGGGTGCACCTGGCCACGATCTGGGCGGTCGCGGTGGGCTCGGCCCTCTCGGCGCTGTTCATCATGGCGGCCAACTCCTGGATGCAGCACCCGGTCGGCTACACGCTGAACTCGGCCGGCCGGGCGCAGCTGACCGACGTGTGGGCGCTGTTCACCAACCCGGTGTTCATCTGGGGCTACCTGCAGGTGATCCTGGCCTCGCTGGTGGTGGGCTCGGTCGTGATGCTCGGCGTCTCCGCGTGGCACCTGCGCCGGCTGTCCAGCCCCGACGTCTTCCACCGTTCGGCGAAGATCGCCGTCGCCGTCCTCCTGCCGGCCATCCTGCTGGCGATGGTCGTCGGCGACGAGCTCGGCGTCATCGAGGCGAAGTACCAGCCGATGAAGATCGCCGCGGCCGAGGCGC
Protein-coding regions in this window:
- a CDS encoding cytochrome ubiquinol oxidase subunit I, whose protein sequence is MSTVDWARLQFATTSIYHFLFVPLTIGLAFLTALLQTRWHRSGEAAYLRLTRFFGTLLVINVAVGVVTGLVQEFQFGTNWSGYSRFVGDVFGAPLAMEGLAAFFLESVFLGLWIFGWNRLSRRVHLATIWAVAVGSALSALFIMAANSWMQHPVGYTLNSAGRAQLTDVWALFTNPVFIWGYLQVILASLVVGSVVMLGVSAWHLRRLSSPDVFHRSAKIAVAVLLPAILLAMVVGDELGVIEAKYQPMKIAAAEAQWTTCQPCSFSMFQIGGGNGDHTPTKIIQIPHLLSLLATNHWNGKVIGLDELNAQYQQQYGPGNYVPNVFIQYWSMRVMAYLAVVVFLLALWGAWLLWRRRLERSRWFLRVAVWAIPVPFIISIAGWMLTENGRQPWIVQGLQLTKDANSPTVGTAWIVTSLVVFVLLYAVMGIVDWWLMARYARRELAPDEAEPAPEEAEQDSQALEFIY